The Arachis duranensis cultivar V14167 unplaced genomic scaffold, aradu.V14167.gnm2.J7QH unplaced_Scaffold_92942, whole genome shotgun sequence genome includes a window with the following:
- the LOC107472122 gene encoding uncharacterized protein LOC107472122, translating into MGFERAGAERKMQLQELETLRLEAYDNSRLYKEKMKAMHDKHSKRREFRPGELVLLYNSRLRLMPGKPRSRWEVPYRVEKAEPYGVFHLSHPSSSKFIKVNGHRLKLYHGEQMKKSKELEIFLLEDPPTVDD; encoded by the coding sequence atgggatttgagagggccggagctgaaaggaagaTGCAACTACAAGAATTAGAGACCCTTCGCCTAGAAGCGTATGATAACTCCAGGCTatacaaagagaagatgaaggctaTGCATGACAAGCACAGTAAAAGGAGAGAGTTCAGACCTGGGGAATTAGTTCTCCTCTACAACTCCAGACtaaggctcatgccaggcaagccgAGATCACGATGGGAGGTTCCCTATAGGGTAGAGAAGGCAGAGCCATACGGAGTCTTTCACCTAAGTCATCCTTCGAGCTCTAAATTCATCAAGGTAAATGGACATCGCCTTAAGCTGTATCACGGTGAGCAGATGAAGAAAAGTAAGGAGctggagatcttcctcttggaggacCCACCCACAGTGGACGACTGA